Proteins from one Daphnia pulicaria isolate SC F1-1A chromosome 3, SC_F0-13Bv2, whole genome shotgun sequence genomic window:
- the LOC124328456 gene encoding myosin-IIIb-like isoform X1, whose protein sequence is MSYLGLSEHIDFESLPNPGGRIRLDEVIGEGTYGEVFRAFDLEMGQTVAVKVMEQIADNIEEIEEEFMVLRDLCLHPNIPAFHGLYLKKHATKREEDQLWFVMELCSGGSVTDLVHGLKRYNRRLTEEQIAYILRETIEGLVYLHRNHCMHRDIKGHNILLTEEAGVKLIDYGVSSHTSATMDRKNTSVGTPYWMAPEVIACEQQLEYSYDMRCDIWSVGITAIELADGDPPLSELHPMRALFQIPRNPPPTLNKPGDWSAAFNDFVALCLVKDFEQRPFARALLDHPFIQQVPPKPDSIRYPLMKEVSRQIAAKNKRRAPEMTTKQGKLKADRKAKLQRIYLDDLASLENFSIDSIVDQLEQRYNNSVIYTYIGDILVAVNPFTELSIYSDREVFMYRNRARSDNPPHVFAMADAAYHAMLHQRRSQCIVISGESGAGKTVTANYLLKQLVTLGKAPNRDLEEKILMMNPIMEAFGNARTGINDNSSRFGKYLDVTFTSAGMVSGARLSVYLLEHSRVVQQAANEKNFHIFYYLCDGLAADNKLADYFLDSGRRTHRYVTLPPLTSLERQIYAEKFQSVRKGFDQLGFASDELDAIYSVMAAVIHIGDLDLVPAGPGTDNTDRCKIANLPQANIVAKLLGVEPQAVIEALTSVSVVTRGETITRHNDLDAACATREAMAKGLYARLFDWVVQQINRHLSFGRLVYGEPLSVGLLDIFGFENHLGPGGRNSFEQLCINIANEQIQYFFNQHVFTWEQQEYMAEGINVDVVEYTDNRPVLDMFLAKPLGLLALLDEESRFPGASDNSLIEKFQKNIRSDYYIRHKSNGLDFTVQHYAGRVSYDATSFLEKNRNFLPHEVVQLLRSSSNPTVQFLFNCPLTKTGNLYSKSPFGSPSAGRRILTPELRGNKKTDGKTVVFNSNATPGTILPKDLASQTRAQQTVSTYFRHSLMELLQKMIGGSSAGFDSGSNRSTAVIGEPHFIRCIKPNDSRRAGYVDRTKIAQQLRYTGVLETVRIRKQGFSHRLNFVDFLRRYCFLAFNFEERVVADRETCQKLLVRLKLDGWAVGKTKVFLKYYHVEYLSKIYDQQLRRIIQVQACVRRWLAKLRLARHNKKIGVKTPFTEAEDIKVSQSKKQIETIDPDDAALVIQKSYRGYKVRCKYGDELMERFQENSTLQRKYGRPQYPQDPTQEVLSSPSAATLDEKTKNSIRRRRQEMVAFAAQITKLSQENHQILRRCKGSISSSQLVHPPANYVRPNGFKIMPAMLAQQLLLQTPYKSSNPEAKIIVYPAGNNQPSDGEESDDSASWDSPLTRAIRGKNDRDKKIDVNEEIRNQLGEGGLVSQNQINIDRENQMIGQWKQLFKKASSGSLVESQQPLASSPANKPIGKLFPESGGGDRPSILKGPMMVSQAKGRPNNGSSKENLVSPGSAPVRHVIFQRETSVGSNQDYNPLRRSSVTRQTSVTDSLMSPKSDVNAGDGPFNFRQHLRKTEFAPTDTLKKMKERSSQSVDE, encoded by the exons ATGTCCTACTTGGGACTCAGTGAGCACATCGACTTCGAGTCGCTTCCCAATCCGGGAGGCCGCATCCGTTTGGACGAAGTAATCGGCGAGGGAACCTATGGCGAAGTCTTCCGAGCTTTCGATCTCGAAATGg GTCAAACGGTGGCCGTCAAGGTGATGGAGCAAATTGCGGATAATATCGAAGAAATTGAGGAAGAATTTATGGTACTGCGAGACTTGTGCCTCCATCCCAACATTCCGGCATTTCACGGTCTCTACCTCAAAAAGCATGCTACAAAGAGGGAGGAAGATCAGCTCTGGTTCGTCATGGAG ctgTGCAGCGGCGGTTCCGTCACCGACCTGGTTCACGGGCTGAAGCGCTACAATCGCCGGCTGACTGAAGAGCAAATCGCCTACATTCTTCGTGAAACCATCGAA GGTTTAGTCTATCTCCATAGAAACCACTGCATGCATCGAGACATCAAAGGCCATAATATTCTATTAACAGAAGAG GCTGGCGTCAAACTTATCGATTACGGCGTCTCGTCTCATACCAGCGCTACCATG gATCGTAAAAACACTTCGGTTGGAACGCCCTACTGGATGGCTCCAGAGGTGATTGCCTGCGAACAACAGCTGGAATATTCTTACGATATGCGCTGCGATATCTG GTCTGTGGGTATTACTGCCATCGAACTGGCTGATGGAGACCCACCGTTGTCTGAACTTCATCCGATGAGAGCTCTCTTCCAG ATTCCTCGAAACCCTCCGCCGACCCTGAATAAACCGGGAGATTGGAGCGCTGCTTTCAACGACTTTGTCGCCCTTTGTTTGGTGAAAGATTTTGAACAGCGGCCATTCGCCCGCGCTCTGCTCGATCATCCGTTCATTCAACAAGTGCCACCAAAGCCCGATTCG attcGATACCCGTTAATGAAAGAAGTCAGTCGACAAATTGCGGccaaaaataagagaagagCTCCCGAAATGACGACCAAGCAAGGAAAACTGAAAGCTGACCGCAAGGCTAAATTGCAACGCATCTACCTAGACGATTTGGCATCtttggaaaatttttctaTT GATAGTATAGTGGACCAGTTGGAACAGCGCTATAACAACAGTGTCATTTACACTTACATTGGTGATATTCTAGTTGCCGTTAACCCATTTACGGAATTAAGCATTTATAGCGACAGG GAGGTTTTCATGTACAGGAATCGAGCACGATCGGACAATCCTCCTCACGTATTTGCTATGGCTGACGCTGCTTATCACGCAATGCTGCATCAACGGCGGTCACAGTGTATCGTCATTAGTGGCGAAAGTGGAGCAG GTAAAACGGTGACGGCCAATTATCTCCTTAAACAACTAGTCACCTTGGGCAAG GCTCCTAACCGTGATCTCGAGGAAAAGATTCTGATGATGAATCCCATCATGGAAGCGTTCGGTAACGCCAGAACTGGCATCAACGATAATTCTTCCCGTTTTGGGAAATACCTGGACGTTACATTCACATCGGCCGGTATGGTTTCGGGTGCCCGGTTGTCGGTGTATCTTTTGGAGCATTCCCGAGTCGTCCAGCAAGCAGC CAACGAGAAGAACTTTCATATTTTCTACTACTTGTGTGACGGACTGGCTGCTGATAACAAACTAGCAGATTACTTCCTCGACAGTGGAAGGAGAACACATCGTTACGTCACTCTTCCTCCTCTCACATCCCTGGAGCGACAG ataTACGCGGAAAAGTTCCAGTCGGTCCGTAAAGGATTCGATCAATTGGGTTTCGCTAGCGATGAACTGGATGCAATCTATTCGGTCATGGCCGCCGTGATTCACATTGGTGATTTGGATTTGGTTCCAGCCGGTCCGGGAACTGACAACACGGATCGCTGCAAAATCGCCAATCTCCCTCAAGCGAATATTG TCGCTAAATTACTCGGAGTTGAACCGCAGGCGGTGATTGAAGCTCTGACGTCAGTGAGCGTCGTGACTCGCGGCGAAACCATCACCCGCCACAACGATCTGGACGCGGCTTGCGCAACTCGAGAGGCCATGGCTAAAGGGCTTTACGCACGACTGTTTGACTGGGTCGTTCAACAAATCAACCGTCACTTATCCTTCGGGCGCCTGGTCTA TGGGGAGCCGTTATCCGTTGGCCTGTTGGATATTTTTGGCTTCGAAAATCATTTGGGTCCTGGAGGCCGCAACTCCTTCGAGCAACTTTGCATCAACATTGCCAACGAGCAGATCCAATATTTCTTCAACCAGCACGTCTTCACTTGGGAACAACAG gaATATATGGCTGAAGGGATCAATGTCGACGTGGTCGAATATACCGATAACCGTCCAGTTTTG GACATGTTTTTGGCTAAACCACTAGGGTTACTTGCACTGCTGGATGAGGAAAGCCGATTCCCTGGAGCTTCTGACAATTCTCTTATTG AAAAGTTCCAGAAAAACATAAGATCAGACTATTACATTCGCCATAAATCCAATGGCCTGGATTTCACGGTTCAACACTACGCCGGCCGTGTCAGTTACGACGCCACGTCCTTCTTGGAAAAGAATCGCAATTTCTTGCCGCACGAAGTGGTCCAGCTATTACGCAGCAGCAGTAATCCCACCGTCCAATTCCTATTCAACTGCCCTCTCACCAAGACGGGCAATCTCTACTCAAAATCGCCATTCGGATCGCCTTCAGCCGGACGCAGAATTCTCACTCCGGAACTGCGCGGGAATAAGAAAACTGACGGCAAG ACGGTCGTGTTCAATAGCAACGCCACTCCCGGCACCATACTGCCCAAGGACCTTGCTTCACAGACGAGGGCTCAACAGACCGTGAGCACCTACTTCCGTCACTCGCTGATGGAACTTTTACAGAAGATGATTGGCGGCTCTTCGGCGGGTTTTGATTCGGGATCGAATCGATCCACCGCTGTCATTGGGGAACCTCATTTTATCCGATGCATCAAACCCAACGATTCGCGCCGGGCAGGCTACGTCGACCGGACCAAGATAGCCCAACAACTCCGCTACACTGGAGTCCTAGAAACCGTTCGCATCCGCAAACAGGGCTTTTCTCATCGACTCAATTTCGTTGATTTCCTGAGAAGATATTGCTTTTTGGCGTTTAATTTCGAGGAGCGTGTAGTGGCCGATCGCGAAACGTGCCAGAAGTTGCTGGTCCGTCTCAAGCTGGATGGTTGGGCCGTGGGAAAAACCAAAGTTTTCCTCAAGTACTACCACGTTGAGTATCTGTCCAAAATCTATGACCAGCAACTCCGGCGCATTATCCAGGTTCAGGCATGCGTTCGACGCTGGTTGGCCAAACTCAGGCTCGCCcggcacaacaaaaaaattg GTGTGAAGACTCCATTCACTGAAGCCGAGGACATTAAAGTTTCGCAatcgaaaaaacaaattgaaacgaTTGATCCGGATGACGCAGCCCTCGTCATTCAAAAAT cataTCGTGGATACAAGGTGCGATGCAAGTACGGTGATGAACTGATGGAACGTTTCCAGGAGAATTCCACACTTCAGCGCAAGTACGGCCGCCCGCAATATCCGCAAGATCCCACCCAAGAGGTACTGTCGAGTCCGTCGGCCGCTACGCTCGACGAGAAGACTAAAAATTCcatccgtcgtcgtcgacaaGAGATGGTGGCATTCGCAGCTCAG ATTACCAAATTAAGCCAGGAGAATCATCAGATATTGCGTCGTTGTAAGGGCAGCATTTCGTCCAGTCAACTGGTTCATCCACCAGCCAACTACGTCCGTCCCAATGGCTTCAAAATTATGCCGGCCATGTTGGCTCAACAACTGTTGCTTCAAACCCCT TACAAGTCAAGCAACCCAGAGGCCAAAATTATCGTTTATCCTGCGGGCAATAATCAACCCAG CGACGGAGAGGAATCTGACGATAGCGCGTCTTGGGATTCTCCGCTCACGCGGGCAATCCGAGGCAAAAATGACAG AGATAAAAAGATCGACGTCAATGAAGAAATTCGTAACCAACTGGGAGAGGGCGGCCTGGTAtcacaaaatcaaatcaacattGATCGCGAGAACCAAATGATTGGACAATGGAAGCAACTCTTCAAGAAAGCATCATCCGGTAGTCTCGTCGAATCACAGCAGCCGCTGGCATCATCACCTGC GAACAAACCCATTGGCAAATTATTCCCGGAGTCTGGTGGTGGCGATCGTCCCTCTATACTAAAAGGTCCAATGATGGTCAGCCAGGCCAAGGGACGGCCGAACAATGGCAGCAGTAAAGAAAACCTTGTCAGTCCCGGAAGTGCACCTGTCCGACATGTTATATTTCAACGTGAAACGAGCGTCGGTAGTAATCAGGATTACAATCCGTTAAGACGAAGCAGCGTGACACGCCAGACTTCCGTGACGGATTCGTTAATGTCACCCAAGTCGGATGTCAACGCTGGCGACGGTccgttcaacttccggcagcaCTTGCGTAAGACGGAATTCGCTCCAACAGATACtttgaaaaagatgaaagagcGATCCTCTCAGTCGGTTGACGAATGA
- the LOC124328456 gene encoding myosin-IIIb-like isoform X2: protein MSYLGLSEHIDFESLPNPGGRIRLDEVIGEGTYGEVFRAFDLEMGQTVAVKVMEQIADNIEEIEEEFMVLRDLCLHPNIPAFHGLYLKKHATKREEDQLWFVMELCSGGSVTDLVHGLKRYNRRLTEEQIAYILRETIEGLVYLHRNHCMHRDIKGHNILLTEEAGVKLIDYGVSSHTSATMDRKNTSVGTPYWMAPEVIACEQQLEYSYDMRCDIWSVGITAIELADGDPPLSELHPMRALFQIPRNPPPTLNKPGDWSAAFNDFVALCLVKDFEQRPFARALLDHPFIQQVPPKPDSIRYPLMKEVSRQIAAKNKRRAPEMTTKQGKLKADRKAKLQRIYLDDLASLENFSIDSIVDQLEQRYNNSVIYTYIGDILVAVNPFTELSIYSDREVFMYRNRARSDNPPHVFAMADAAYHAMLHQRRSQCIVISGESGAGKTVTANYLLKQLVTLGKAPNRDLEEKILMMNPIMEAFGNARTGINDNSSRFGKYLDVTFTSAGMVSGARLSVYLLEHSRVVQQAANEKNFHIFYYLCDGLAADNKLADYFLDSGRRTHRYVTLPPLTSLERQIYAEKFQSVRKGFDQLGFASDELDAIYSVMAAVIHIGDLDLVPAGPGTDNTDRCKIANLPQANIVAKLLGVEPQAVIEALTSVSVVTRGETITRHNDLDAACATREAMAKGLYARLFDWVVQQINRHLSFGRLVYGEPLSVGLLDIFGFENHLGPGGRNSFEQLCINIANEQIQYFFNQHVFTWEQQEYMAEGINVDVVEYTDNRPVLDMFLAKPLGLLALLDEESRFPGASDNSLIEKFQKNIRSDYYIRHKSNGLDFTVQHYAGRVSYDATSFLEKNRNFLPHEVVQLLRSSSNPTVQFLFNCPLTKTGNLYSKSPFGSPSAGRRILTPELRGNKKTDGKTVVFNSNATPGTILPKDLASQTRAQQTVSTYFRHSLMELLQKMIGGSSAGFDSGSNRSTAVIGEPHFIRCIKPNDSRRAGYVDRTKIAQQLRYTGVLETVRIRKQGFSHRLNFVDFLRRYCFLAFNFEERVVADRETCQKLLVRLKLDGWAVGKTKVFLKYYHVEYLSKIYDQQLRRIIQVQACVRRWLAKLRLARHNKKIGVKTPFTEAEDIKVSQSKKQIETIDPDDAALVIQKSYRGYKVRCKYGDELMERFQENSTLQRKYGRPQYPQDPTQEVLSSPSAATLDEKTKNSIRRRRQEMVAFAAQITKLSQENHQILRRCKGSISSSQLVHPPANYVRPNGFKIMPAMLAQQLLLQTPYKSSNPEAKIIVYPAGNNQPRDKKIDVNEEIRNQLGEGGLVSQNQINIDRENQMIGQWKQLFKKASSGSLVESQQPLASSPANKPIGKLFPESGGGDRPSILKGPMMVSQAKGRPNNGSSKENLVSPGSAPVRHVIFQRETSVGSNQDYNPLRRSSVTRQTSVTDSLMSPKSDVNAGDGPFNFRQHLRKTEFAPTDTLKKMKERSSQSVDE from the exons ATGTCCTACTTGGGACTCAGTGAGCACATCGACTTCGAGTCGCTTCCCAATCCGGGAGGCCGCATCCGTTTGGACGAAGTAATCGGCGAGGGAACCTATGGCGAAGTCTTCCGAGCTTTCGATCTCGAAATGg GTCAAACGGTGGCCGTCAAGGTGATGGAGCAAATTGCGGATAATATCGAAGAAATTGAGGAAGAATTTATGGTACTGCGAGACTTGTGCCTCCATCCCAACATTCCGGCATTTCACGGTCTCTACCTCAAAAAGCATGCTACAAAGAGGGAGGAAGATCAGCTCTGGTTCGTCATGGAG ctgTGCAGCGGCGGTTCCGTCACCGACCTGGTTCACGGGCTGAAGCGCTACAATCGCCGGCTGACTGAAGAGCAAATCGCCTACATTCTTCGTGAAACCATCGAA GGTTTAGTCTATCTCCATAGAAACCACTGCATGCATCGAGACATCAAAGGCCATAATATTCTATTAACAGAAGAG GCTGGCGTCAAACTTATCGATTACGGCGTCTCGTCTCATACCAGCGCTACCATG gATCGTAAAAACACTTCGGTTGGAACGCCCTACTGGATGGCTCCAGAGGTGATTGCCTGCGAACAACAGCTGGAATATTCTTACGATATGCGCTGCGATATCTG GTCTGTGGGTATTACTGCCATCGAACTGGCTGATGGAGACCCACCGTTGTCTGAACTTCATCCGATGAGAGCTCTCTTCCAG ATTCCTCGAAACCCTCCGCCGACCCTGAATAAACCGGGAGATTGGAGCGCTGCTTTCAACGACTTTGTCGCCCTTTGTTTGGTGAAAGATTTTGAACAGCGGCCATTCGCCCGCGCTCTGCTCGATCATCCGTTCATTCAACAAGTGCCACCAAAGCCCGATTCG attcGATACCCGTTAATGAAAGAAGTCAGTCGACAAATTGCGGccaaaaataagagaagagCTCCCGAAATGACGACCAAGCAAGGAAAACTGAAAGCTGACCGCAAGGCTAAATTGCAACGCATCTACCTAGACGATTTGGCATCtttggaaaatttttctaTT GATAGTATAGTGGACCAGTTGGAACAGCGCTATAACAACAGTGTCATTTACACTTACATTGGTGATATTCTAGTTGCCGTTAACCCATTTACGGAATTAAGCATTTATAGCGACAGG GAGGTTTTCATGTACAGGAATCGAGCACGATCGGACAATCCTCCTCACGTATTTGCTATGGCTGACGCTGCTTATCACGCAATGCTGCATCAACGGCGGTCACAGTGTATCGTCATTAGTGGCGAAAGTGGAGCAG GTAAAACGGTGACGGCCAATTATCTCCTTAAACAACTAGTCACCTTGGGCAAG GCTCCTAACCGTGATCTCGAGGAAAAGATTCTGATGATGAATCCCATCATGGAAGCGTTCGGTAACGCCAGAACTGGCATCAACGATAATTCTTCCCGTTTTGGGAAATACCTGGACGTTACATTCACATCGGCCGGTATGGTTTCGGGTGCCCGGTTGTCGGTGTATCTTTTGGAGCATTCCCGAGTCGTCCAGCAAGCAGC CAACGAGAAGAACTTTCATATTTTCTACTACTTGTGTGACGGACTGGCTGCTGATAACAAACTAGCAGATTACTTCCTCGACAGTGGAAGGAGAACACATCGTTACGTCACTCTTCCTCCTCTCACATCCCTGGAGCGACAG ataTACGCGGAAAAGTTCCAGTCGGTCCGTAAAGGATTCGATCAATTGGGTTTCGCTAGCGATGAACTGGATGCAATCTATTCGGTCATGGCCGCCGTGATTCACATTGGTGATTTGGATTTGGTTCCAGCCGGTCCGGGAACTGACAACACGGATCGCTGCAAAATCGCCAATCTCCCTCAAGCGAATATTG TCGCTAAATTACTCGGAGTTGAACCGCAGGCGGTGATTGAAGCTCTGACGTCAGTGAGCGTCGTGACTCGCGGCGAAACCATCACCCGCCACAACGATCTGGACGCGGCTTGCGCAACTCGAGAGGCCATGGCTAAAGGGCTTTACGCACGACTGTTTGACTGGGTCGTTCAACAAATCAACCGTCACTTATCCTTCGGGCGCCTGGTCTA TGGGGAGCCGTTATCCGTTGGCCTGTTGGATATTTTTGGCTTCGAAAATCATTTGGGTCCTGGAGGCCGCAACTCCTTCGAGCAACTTTGCATCAACATTGCCAACGAGCAGATCCAATATTTCTTCAACCAGCACGTCTTCACTTGGGAACAACAG gaATATATGGCTGAAGGGATCAATGTCGACGTGGTCGAATATACCGATAACCGTCCAGTTTTG GACATGTTTTTGGCTAAACCACTAGGGTTACTTGCACTGCTGGATGAGGAAAGCCGATTCCCTGGAGCTTCTGACAATTCTCTTATTG AAAAGTTCCAGAAAAACATAAGATCAGACTATTACATTCGCCATAAATCCAATGGCCTGGATTTCACGGTTCAACACTACGCCGGCCGTGTCAGTTACGACGCCACGTCCTTCTTGGAAAAGAATCGCAATTTCTTGCCGCACGAAGTGGTCCAGCTATTACGCAGCAGCAGTAATCCCACCGTCCAATTCCTATTCAACTGCCCTCTCACCAAGACGGGCAATCTCTACTCAAAATCGCCATTCGGATCGCCTTCAGCCGGACGCAGAATTCTCACTCCGGAACTGCGCGGGAATAAGAAAACTGACGGCAAG ACGGTCGTGTTCAATAGCAACGCCACTCCCGGCACCATACTGCCCAAGGACCTTGCTTCACAGACGAGGGCTCAACAGACCGTGAGCACCTACTTCCGTCACTCGCTGATGGAACTTTTACAGAAGATGATTGGCGGCTCTTCGGCGGGTTTTGATTCGGGATCGAATCGATCCACCGCTGTCATTGGGGAACCTCATTTTATCCGATGCATCAAACCCAACGATTCGCGCCGGGCAGGCTACGTCGACCGGACCAAGATAGCCCAACAACTCCGCTACACTGGAGTCCTAGAAACCGTTCGCATCCGCAAACAGGGCTTTTCTCATCGACTCAATTTCGTTGATTTCCTGAGAAGATATTGCTTTTTGGCGTTTAATTTCGAGGAGCGTGTAGTGGCCGATCGCGAAACGTGCCAGAAGTTGCTGGTCCGTCTCAAGCTGGATGGTTGGGCCGTGGGAAAAACCAAAGTTTTCCTCAAGTACTACCACGTTGAGTATCTGTCCAAAATCTATGACCAGCAACTCCGGCGCATTATCCAGGTTCAGGCATGCGTTCGACGCTGGTTGGCCAAACTCAGGCTCGCCcggcacaacaaaaaaattg GTGTGAAGACTCCATTCACTGAAGCCGAGGACATTAAAGTTTCGCAatcgaaaaaacaaattgaaacgaTTGATCCGGATGACGCAGCCCTCGTCATTCAAAAAT cataTCGTGGATACAAGGTGCGATGCAAGTACGGTGATGAACTGATGGAACGTTTCCAGGAGAATTCCACACTTCAGCGCAAGTACGGCCGCCCGCAATATCCGCAAGATCCCACCCAAGAGGTACTGTCGAGTCCGTCGGCCGCTACGCTCGACGAGAAGACTAAAAATTCcatccgtcgtcgtcgacaaGAGATGGTGGCATTCGCAGCTCAG ATTACCAAATTAAGCCAGGAGAATCATCAGATATTGCGTCGTTGTAAGGGCAGCATTTCGTCCAGTCAACTGGTTCATCCACCAGCCAACTACGTCCGTCCCAATGGCTTCAAAATTATGCCGGCCATGTTGGCTCAACAACTGTTGCTTCAAACCCCT TACAAGTCAAGCAACCCAGAGGCCAAAATTATCGTTTATCCTGCGGGCAATAATCAACCCAG AGATAAAAAGATCGACGTCAATGAAGAAATTCGTAACCAACTGGGAGAGGGCGGCCTGGTAtcacaaaatcaaatcaacattGATCGCGAGAACCAAATGATTGGACAATGGAAGCAACTCTTCAAGAAAGCATCATCCGGTAGTCTCGTCGAATCACAGCAGCCGCTGGCATCATCACCTGC GAACAAACCCATTGGCAAATTATTCCCGGAGTCTGGTGGTGGCGATCGTCCCTCTATACTAAAAGGTCCAATGATGGTCAGCCAGGCCAAGGGACGGCCGAACAATGGCAGCAGTAAAGAAAACCTTGTCAGTCCCGGAAGTGCACCTGTCCGACATGTTATATTTCAACGTGAAACGAGCGTCGGTAGTAATCAGGATTACAATCCGTTAAGACGAAGCAGCGTGACACGCCAGACTTCCGTGACGGATTCGTTAATGTCACCCAAGTCGGATGTCAACGCTGGCGACGGTccgttcaacttccggcagcaCTTGCGTAAGACGGAATTCGCTCCAACAGATACtttgaaaaagatgaaagagcGATCCTCTCAGTCGGTTGACGAATGA